In the genome of Deltaproteobacteria bacterium, one region contains:
- a CDS encoding cupin domain-containing protein produces MDIKRSGSQSSGKGPAEYFTGTVRIDPLFQPPPPARALSVSVTFEPCARTAWHTHPLGQTLIVTAGCGLVQSWGGPIKEIRPGDVIWCPPGEKHWHGATAHTAMTHIAIVEQLDGKSVDWMEKVSDEQYQAPR; encoded by the coding sequence GGGCCGGCCGAGTATTTCACCGGCACCGTACGCATCGACCCCCTCTTCCAGCCACCCCCTCCGGCACGCGCGCTCAGCGTCAGTGTCACGTTCGAGCCATGCGCCCGGACCGCATGGCACACCCATCCGCTCGGTCAGACCCTGATCGTGACGGCCGGCTGCGGCTTGGTACAGAGCTGGGGCGGTCCGATCAAGGAGATTCGGCCGGGCGACGTGATCTGGTGCCCGCCGGGTGAGAAGCACTGGCACGGCGCGACGGCACACACGGCCATGACCCACATCGCCATCGTGGAGCAGCTCGACGGCAAGAGCGTCGACTGGATGGAAAAGGTCAGCGACGAACAATACCAGGCCCCACGATGA
- a CDS encoding zinc-dependent alcohol dehydrogenase family protein — MRATVMFGAGDVRIENVPDARLIAPTDALVAVTRACICGSDLWPYRTLGHSDIGRRMGHEAIGVVEAVGADVRTMKVGDVVVMPFAYSDGTCVFCHEGLHTSCIHGGFFGTGDVDGAQAEALRVPQADGTLFVLPVGKDDALMPSLLTLSDVMGTGHHAAVAARVGPGKTAAVVGDGAVGLCGVIAARRLGAEQIILLGRHADRIALAREFGATDVVSERGDEAVERVRELTDGFGVHSVLECVGLEQSMLTALSIARPGGAVGRVGVPQDDTMRGSQPAFYNNVTVSGGPAPVRAYIEELLPDVLEGRIEPGRVFDRVARLDEVPDGYRAMNEREAIKVMIEP; from the coding sequence ATGCGCGCTACCGTCATGTTCGGCGCCGGCGACGTTCGCATCGAGAACGTCCCCGACGCCCGCCTCATCGCGCCAACCGACGCGCTCGTCGCCGTCACCCGCGCCTGCATCTGCGGCAGCGATCTCTGGCCGTACAGGACATTGGGGCACAGCGACATCGGCCGCCGCATGGGCCACGAGGCCATCGGCGTCGTCGAAGCCGTCGGCGCCGACGTCCGCACCATGAAAGTCGGCGACGTCGTCGTCATGCCGTTCGCGTACTCCGACGGCACCTGCGTCTTCTGCCACGAAGGACTGCACACGTCATGCATCCACGGAGGGTTCTTCGGCACGGGTGACGTCGACGGAGCACAGGCCGAAGCGCTGCGCGTCCCTCAGGCAGACGGAACACTCTTCGTCCTCCCGGTCGGCAAAGACGACGCGCTGATGCCCTCGCTCCTCACGCTTTCAGATGTGATGGGCACCGGCCATCATGCGGCCGTCGCCGCCAGGGTCGGCCCTGGGAAGACGGCGGCCGTTGTCGGAGACGGCGCCGTTGGCTTGTGCGGCGTGATCGCCGCACGGCGACTCGGCGCCGAGCAGATCATCCTCTTGGGCCGGCATGCGGACCGGATCGCGCTGGCGAGAGAGTTCGGCGCAACAGACGTCGTGAGTGAGCGAGGCGACGAGGCGGTCGAGCGCGTGCGCGAACTCACCGACGGCTTCGGCGTCCACTCCGTCCTCGAGTGCGTCGGCCTCGAACAGTCGATGCTCACCGCGCTCAGCATCGCGCGGCCAGGTGGCGCCGTCGGCCGCGTCGGTGTCCCCCAGGACGACACGATGCGCGGGTCGCAGCCGGCGTTCTACAACAACGTCACCGTGAGCGGCGGGCCGGCCCCGGTCCGCGCATACATCGAGGAGCTACTCCCAGACGTCCTCGAGGGCAGGATCGAACCGGGTCGAGTCTTCGATCGGGTCGCGCGCCTCGATGAGGTGCCCGACGGCTACAGGGCGATGAATGAACGCGAAGCGATCAAGGTCATGATCGAGCCCTGA